TGGTGCATTGGTTTATGGTCGTCCTCCGGATAAGAGCAGCATAAGGCATTCCGAAGCCTTATCTGCTCAAAATATAGCACTTGGACAATTGACTGGAGAGGGAGACGTTCATTTTGTGCTGCATGCGCACCTGCTTCTTGTGATAGCTTTTGGAAATCAATCAGTTTGCAGAGCTTCTTTTTCTCCAAATCTGATAAACCCTGATGAGCCTGAGACATGAGGTTCAAAAAGTGATGAATACAAGTGTGTGGCTTGTACAGACAGACAGGTCAATACCCAGTTGGAAATTGGCATTTCAATCCCATTGTAAAAATTGTTCATGGATCACCAGTGGCTCCATGAACAATGTAgttcaagaataaaaaattatcatgtaaaataaatatttaataaaaagagaagggatcAACTACCACCATTTTATCCCAGAGATTTGTTGCAGTTTTCATAGCTGCAAGAAGCAGCCACAAATTTCTGTTAAGTTTGTTATGATGGGTATGATGTATTCGATCCACTGACTGTTCATTGGGATGCACCATACACCAGGAAGGTTGCACACCTTACCAAAACTTGGGATAAGAATGGGTGCATAACTCTTTTAGAGCCTAGAGGATTACAGGAGACCCCTAAAACAGGAAAAAGGCATCTTACATGAAATCTGAATCAATCTTTCTGAGCTGAAGTCAGAAATAAACTCCAACTTTGAATCCCTATTTTCTGGGGATATTGATGAATGCTCATTTTGCCTCATGGTATTGGTCACATTTCCAAATTAAGTGAATCTTTTTCCATTGTTTGTTCAGTTTACTACGGTCCACTTACTTTCAACAAAGTAAAAGAGTGCtgtatttctctttctattgCTGTTTGCACAGttagatttttattaaatgaagATGCTTACTTTGAGGAAAATATCAATTGCTCGGTAAAGGCCATCATGAATAGTTCGTGTATGTGCTGGTAAAGACTCTGCAATGACCATGAACTTGGTAAGCTTAAGATTTGCATCGGCCGCAATTTCAGCAAGGTAATTATCCACGAGTTTTGCGACTTTGAGCAATGCAGTGTGAGAAGGTGAGTGAAGGCCATCAGATTCATAACCAGATTCATCTTCCATATCATCTTCACTGTCATCATGCTGAGAGAAGTTTACTAAGATTCTGTGAACAGTATCAACATCAAACAAAGTGTCGCCAGCGTGGCAGAAAGATGGAACCAGAAGATCATCAAGAGTAGCCATTTCCAGTTGTGACCCAATCCTTCTCTCAAGATCAAGCCTGCAAGCAACCGTGCAATCAAGCATCACTGCAGTTCGTAAGAGCCCAAAAAGGAAAGTGATGGGGACAGCAGGTTTCTCAACAGGCAACAAGCTGACAATCGTCTCAACCATGAGTCTCTGCTCATGGCCAACAGAACCTGCAACCATATCATTTTTTGGCTGGGTAGATGCACTCCATAAGCTAGGTTTCTTTGTCAAAAACTTTTGGGCATAATTTACAAGTGACACACCAATGCTCTCAGGACGGACGCCTCGACACCTCATTGCTGCTATGACTCTCTGATACAAGTCAATACGAAGAACAGACAGATCCTCAATCCACCAGTCCCCTTCACATTTGCTGGCCTGCTTATTCATGTGCAGCCTCCCTGAGCTGCTATACTCTAAGCGTGAGAAGCTAGAGGCTATCTGCTCCGCACATGCCTTGGAAGCAATAGCATCAGTACATCTGCTGACTATTTTTAGCTCATCAGCGAGAGGGAGTAGATTTTCACACTGTTGCAAGACTTCAACACACATTTCAAGGTTCTTGCAGACAATAGTATCTAGATATGCTTCAGCACGAGAACCAAGGTTGTCTTTTGCATATTCCTCAGTCATTTCCAGGTAATCAGAAACACAACAAAGTTGTGCAACATTCGAGGATGTAATCTCAAAGTTGATGCCATAGCAGAACTTTGCTGCTAACTCAAATGAATCAGCACCGCCAGGTAAGTTAACAAGCTCTATCCTGGAAATATCAGAATCTCTATGCTCCGCAACCAGCTTTCGGACTCGCCCACTTCTAGACACCAGAGGAAACTGTGTTTTCCAAATTAAAATAATCAGAACCTTTGCAACATGAACATGCAAATGTGAATTATATCCAAAGCAACACAACATGAGGTGAGATTTGCCATCTTCAGTAGAGATTTAAAGCCAGATGCAACCTATCTTCTGATGAACAATAATGATAGCTGAAGGGAGAAATAAGTTAAGAAAACACTTCTTGCATGCAAAAGGATATACCCGATAATAGAGTATTCTGAGTCACATaaagattagggtttagaaaaCTCAATGTAAACCAGAATCGCAGGAAGGTAGGAACCAAACCAGAAAGAGCAAATCAATAACTCATTAAATACATATCTGTTCTGGCTAAACCCTTGGTCAAACGGCCTATTTGTCAAGGAGAACAGACCATCAAAGTTAGACAGTAATCCTGCGGTCAGATTTAGAGAAATGGAAGAATCCCAATTTTAGCAAGTTACCAAAACCCAGACAAACCAGAATCGGTAACTTAGATTTAGAAACTCCAAAATTTAGAAAGTAAAGTTATTAGGATTTAGAAACTAGAACCAGAAACTAGAAACTGATGGAAAACTGAGATTTAGAAACCAAAATAATAACAGAGAAGTTTCAGCAACCAAACCAGAAATCAGAACAGCAAATCAGATTCAGATATTGGAGTTTTCAGTAGTAGCTAGGGTTTCTAAAATTTATAGgaagatttttattttgaaaagaaCTGGAACTTGTGACAGAATAGCAGTTAAGACAGCAGAACAGAATTAGAAACTTATGCACAGGTTtgggaaaaatgaagaaaacgGATCTGATTCAATGGAGAAAAAGAGATAGGAAAATAAAGGAGATAAAATCAGGTTCCACGTGATTTGCCTGCTGAATCCATAGCAGAAAATAACTAGCTCAATCCACAGCAGTCCACTCCTGAGTCCACATAAGTGACACTTTTGAATCCCACAACAGTAGGCCTAAGATCCACAGAACATAGTAGCAGCCAAAGCTTTCCCTTATTCATCAAATTCGCGGGTAAGGCCATAAGCCCCCactcaaaaaacagaaaagccTAAACCAATCCCGAACTGAAACTGAAAAATGAACTGTCTAGGAAACTAGTTTATAGTTGGACCAGACTACACCGCAGGCAAGACTACTGGCCTTCCTTCTGCTGGAATTCTGCATTACcagagaaaatatcaaaattgaatcTCAAACTCTACCGTAGCTTCAGTAGGAGATGAGGGAGAGGATTAAGGAATAAATAACCAAGGAACTCAGTCCATCCTTCCTAATCCTAGGCATCTATCTTATTTGTTCCCTTAATCTCAACATTGCAGCCATGCCTGGCAATCATAGCAATGGTACTGAAACTAACATAAATAACAAAGATGTTTTACTTGCACAACTCCCATGCCTGGGAGCAGAGTCTTCTCAAGGGAGAGGAGTGAACTTGGGAGTCAGAGAGTTATTATGGAGCCCCTATGATTTTTTACTCATTTTCTCAGGGAAAAAGATAGAAGGGTATGCTAATTATCTTATGAACAGATATGATGCTTTCAGATAACAAATATCGAAGTAGCAACTATGGATATTTAAGATAGTTTCCCCACTTTCAGAATCGATTTCACAGGATTGttttacatttatttttaaGTACTAGGATTTCACTGGATTAAAAGGCCACACAAAAATTGAAAGATAAAAATGTAGAGATCTACCTTATGTAAAGCAAATGTTCCTCCACTTACTTCTATGGTAATATCACTAGGAACGTCTGAAAAGATCCTGCAATGAATTACCAGCTAATTATTGACAAAAGGCAAGCATAGGAATTTATTAGGAATCCAAAGCATGCTAAAGTTCAAAATCATAAAACTTCcacataaaaggaaaacaaatcCCACACAGTCACTGGATGTTTAAGCCAATAATAAATGCCATGATCCTCATGGCATTCATGTTAGCTTCACTACCATTATATAAATATCATGAATCAAAATAATTCCAAAAAGAAATAATGAAGTTACTTGGAATAGAACGCCCAAACAAAAATAACTGGGACGCTGTAGAATAATTAACTTACATTCTATGACtcaaattattaattaaaggaaaaaagagtaGCAAGTAAAAGAAAACACAATATGCAATTACCAGTAAACTGTACCACCATGTTGGAAGAGGCACACTTGTTTGTTAGGAATATGCCATTCATCTTGGTATTACACTATTACCACCATctatatcatagttgtcatggtgtctaagcgacccaaggcattggagggggtcCAAACGCAAGGTGGCTTTGACGAGGTATTCAATCAGTCCCACATTCATCTCTTATCCGTCGGAGTGAACACCAACAAGGCGACCTAGGCACCCTGGTCCCCTAcacgacgccttgacaactatgctattTTCAAGTAGGGACAGAAACAAGTTATAAACGAATATTAAGATGGTAAGAGTCGTATGTTTGTCCGTTTAAATGCTCCAATCAGCACACATTTTACCACAGGAATCTTCTGTTGACATCACCAGGTTACCTTCTCTTCTCGGAAAATTAGttaatagattaaaaaaattgatgcaGCACAACCAGTTTGAACTATACCTGCTACTAATGTGTGGGCAACGCCGGTTGACAATAAATTGCACTCACCTTTCTTGTGGGAATAAATTTTTCTCCTCATGCACTAACTGAAGTTTCCCACTTTCCTAGCTCAAGCTCCCAAAATTAGTGAATTGGTGCCAATTGCCAAAGGAATCCCCATTTCCCGACACTAACTCAAGTTCTGAATTCTTGAGGAGCTCAAATGAACTGAACAACTATCTAAAAGTTAGTTCAATCTTCAGAAGTTAGCACTTAGcttgattaaaaataaagggaaattcAGGATCTTAGATATTCACAAGTAGAAATGTGCTTCTACAGGTGTTGTATGATCAGTCCATTGCTCCGAACTAGGGAAGTGCTCTATAAGAGAACAACATGAATGGTAAATATTATGGttaccaaaattaaaattatgaagaaaCACTACGTTGATGGTTGATATTGTGAAGTTGAGGATGTTGAGCTGAATGAGTGGAAAGAGCAGGATAGGGAGAAAACAGGTGAATTCTGGTCAACTGGGGAGAACCACCAAAAGGTATACAAGTGGAATAGTATATTATGAAGGTTTAGATACATACAACAAAGATCAATTAAAGGATATTGGGAATTAGGGGTCTGATGTAGATTAAAAGCTCTAAGCAAGTGGGGTGACATAAAGGAAATGCATTAATCCTTTGAGATGTTGAAAAATATTTGAAGTTATaagaattatggaaaatatGACTTCCAGTAGATTGGAATGGGAGAAGAGAATTTGTTTTATCAACCAAATGTAGACAAGTAAGGCTATGTTGATGAAGAACTCAAATAATTCCCCGATCTTTGAAATCAATCGAAACTTGGAAAGTCTAGAAAGATCTgcgaaggaaaagaagaaaaccaagaGTGATTAAAACATGTCAGCTTGATACAAAAAGTGCTTCTGGAAGTTAGCAAGCATGTGCAGACGTATGAAGAAGTGTTATGGCGTTTCAAACAATGGGATAAGAAACACAAAATCTAAAACCATGATATCTAGATGGCTGTGGTTCTGgcattttaatttcttattctaATTTCTAcgtcttctttttcttagttGGCTTCAAGGGATGGGGGTTTATTCTGAAGTCGAATTAAGAGGGGGGATGCTCAGAGGAACAGCAGAAAGAGACCAGGGGTGATCAAGGATGTTCGATTTTATAAGAAGGGAATCTAAATGCCTCTGCCTGTAAATTAATCCCAACTGTTATAAGACATCACCAATATGAAGTTGAGAACCATGTGGGCACCAATGTTTTGGAGATGGCATTTGTTAAAGAGATCCAGAGTTAATAAGAACTGAGAAATATTACAGCTTCATCAGCCTATTCTACTCCATTGAAAGCACAAGCTCCTGGGTGTTTCTGCTGTATTCAAATTTAACACCAATTCAACTTCTAATTCCCACAATAACTCATTGAGATGCATTAAATACACTAGCTTAATCTACTTTTCCTCTTTAGTTATATGCGGAGAACACGAAAAAGCTTCCTTCTAAACtgaaatataattacaaaaaacCATAGCACCCAACTCATCAAATCACAAATGGGGATTGGAACAAGACCCATAACAGAAAAATTTTAGCTACCCAGAACAAAACACACACCAACACACAGTGTGAAGCGTATAAGCAGTAAGAACAACCCAGACAGAACAAACCAGTCATTGCAACGGTGCCTCGAAGATTTGGACAAGGAGAGCTGCTGTGGCTGTTGCTTGTCATTGCGGTCCATTGGGCAGAAGCCCAAGAGGTAAAAGGGATGAAAtgaggagagaaggaaaaggaaagagtgaaatgaagagaaaaaggaagatgaaGTAGTGAGGATTGAAAACCAATTGTTGCAATTGTTGTTTGTGTTGGTGACGGTGTTGGGCAACTGTACAAAGCCATGAATGACACTGTTGGTGGGTCATACAGAGCTTTAAGCTTTTCCTCTTCCCCTGGATTGTCAAAGCCGCTACCATACGTAAAGAGGAGCAAAAACTGGGTTCTTACAGTCTCATTAAGTCAAAACTCCGAAAGTCGGTTGGTTAGAGTGTGGGATTCGGGAAGAAAAAAGTAGTTAACTGTGTCTCTTCTATGCTTGGAGGAAAAAAAGGGGTCAAAAAGGAACGGAACAAGACAGAAAAGGAGAGCAGACAAAAGCAAAATGGGGATGGTGtgatttctgtttctttctgtGTAGAAATCCAAAAGATAATGGACTCAGTTTTTCAATGATTGTTTTTCCCACGCTAAACTGGTAATGGGTTGGGCATGGACTTGAATCAAATCTTGTCTTCTTGCCCAAATGGTTAATCTTGAGATCATTGTTGTctagggtgttaattggttcagtttcaatTATTCAGTTTGATTTaagatataaaatataaaaaagtaaaaaattcgAATCGAATCTAAAATAGGAATACATTTTAGAAACTGAATCAACTCGGTTCTGTTTGATTTTATATTGGATAATTTGGGTTTCTTATTCGATTTTATAACAAGTTTAGATATTATTTTAAGTGTTTGGGCCAACTTTTTACATCTTCGTCAAATTAACTTTTGAGGTATTATAAATGCTAATAAATGAGACTGATCATATATgatgatattcttatatgtTAATATTATATAAGAATTTAAGTTATAAATTCTAGATATATTGTAGAATAAGATATTTAAAATAGATTAATTAACTTAGTAGATTGTGTCTCACGCATATACCTTTTAAAATGCatcataaacataaataaataaataaaacattttaTCTGTTAGAGCCTCCGGTTCTTTACTCGGTTTGAAAATAAGTAATTCGATTCAGTTCATCAGTTTTAGTCATGAAATCGAAATCTAAACCCAAACCTAGAAAAGGTTCTagcttttgaaatcaaaatggaGTTGATTtactttggtttgattttaaacgACAAGTTTCACCCTTACTCATTGAATCAACCtatatttatttcttaattttcaattttttattttatgaagcTTACCTTATGCAGCAAGATCCCAAGTTTATTGAACAAAGAactttgtttttattctttttaattcAAATTTCTAGGGTGGTTCATTCAAAATCAGTTGGAGCTATCCATGACCAATTCTGGATGTAGATATATCAACATAGGtgggtttgatgggtcaggctCATTGTGGGTTATTGTTTGTGTGGGGTTTGATCACCACAGAGCCCACACATATAATAATGTAGGTACAAATGATATAATAGGATATGATATCTTCCACTACCACCACCATTCCTTCATCTAGATGGGGACAAGGAAATTTTCAGAGTCAAACATCTGTCTGTTTTATGATCATGTAAATGGGGTGTGGGCCTTTTTTTCATAATGGCTTTTCCCTAACTCATACGCATGTATTAATTGAGGTTCATGAGGCCCCACCTTTAAGAGCCCCCACTCTACTACCCTTGGCATATCTTGTAATATAGTGGTGACATGAAACCTAGGGAGGACCAAAATTTTATCTTCCCTAAACCTCACAAGGGGATTTGGCAACAAGAAATGAAAATCCTGGTCAAGACCCATAGATTAATTACGAGAAAAcattataaatttataatatGTTAAAgattaaaggggaaaaaaataatctttcaataaaaaaacactaaggctttgtttggttgcaagaagaatgcaaattttttatgcaaaatggaatttttttctcagaaaaaataaatttagatatttgattacaaggaaaatatattttacatgtgaaaaaaatttcacttaactattaaaatttccctttctattttcccaccaaaataggaagaaaaaaaaaaaaccctactctcacgatctctctcccactctcgcgACTCTTACCCCGCTCATGGCTctcaacaatctctctctctctctctctctctctctctctctctctctctctctctctcacacacacacacacacacacacacgactcaattgggtttgttttgtcGAAGAATAGTGTTTTTAGAGCAAAAATGTTATTAAACGAATTCTTAGTGattatgaatttttctcttatGTGGATGGATtgatttgggggggggggaagctaAAGACATGGTAGGTCTGACTTTGTGAATGAGATGAGTCACATACTCATCTCGTTAATCAAATTTAACTAAATCAAATATAGGTAGTCATCAAGGAATGAGTCTCATGTCAAATTACAAATTATCATTTCGTTGTAATTGTGTCTATAACATTTATACCATTGAAGTATTGAACTCACTATTAAGGCACATGCCTCATAGTTTTTCAACATGATCAATCGGAGGGGTGTAAAGTCCTCTAGTATGGCTTTAAGTCTTTCAAATTCCAATGTCACAAGGAGATTGTTATGAAAATCatcatcttttctttctcactttttttttttttcttgggacggggaagggggggggggagttctCTATCACACGGTCTTCCCTTTTCTACTCACTTATTGTTGTGGGAAGCTGTGATGGTTTAATCTATCACCACATCAGATGTGATAaatattatagaaaatttcattGCTGATGGtggggggggagaagaagaagaaaggttgaACCCATAATCGAATTTGGAACTGGCTGGAACCTCATAAACTAAAATCAAGAAGAAGCTAAGATTCCCCcgtccttttttgttttttggactTGAGATGAGAATCATATTACATATACAGAAGATAAGTTTCAATGATTttctgctatttttttttactaaaagaaagTGACGATAATCCCTCTCCTCAACCCCctcctcaaaaaaaaattagaagaagaagaagatgaaacatGAGTCATAGGCAATTCAAAAGGAAATTACATAAATCATCCAAAACCGAGATCGATTATGACTGATTCCAATTCCTTAAACCATGAGAGGAGGTGGGAATCAGTGGTCGATTGTTAGTGAGGATGGGTGTCAAGTCCAAGTCTTAGTATATATTTGGATttcaagaaaagagaaggaaaaaaaaatttaattctgAATTTGAGGAGTGAGACACGGAAAACAATGACTGCCTGTTATTATGATTTTTGCGttcttatgattttttattttttttttacatccaaacatagcctcaagGTATCAACTTTCCCAGACTTTATCCACGTTTGATGTGAGAATTTGTATTCTGCTAAtctcttcttctgttgatgcCTTTAAAAGGTACAAAAAGGAATCCAAGTGGGTATACTAGAGATGTTAAGATGCTAAATCGAGTCCTCATGTTATCTGCAAAACCTGCTTGGGGATGCTTTTCATGTTCTTTGTTAAGGTTACTATTAAAAAGCTTGAGATCAGCGAGAGCCAGATGAGTATTGGTACACCAAGAACTCAAAAGGCCACCATTATACATTTCAATGTTCTTGGGATTGGTCTGTTATACAAATTAGGTGTTATTGCTTATAACCGAGGTTTACCTTTGGGCATGAACAGTAACATGCGGATGAGTTCAAAGGTCCCTttttagggaaaataaaaaaataaaataaaataaaataaaataaaataaaaaacaccaCTATAAGCATAAGACAACTAAACAAAAGGGATAATATAAATCGAACCACTAGTCCCATCTGTCCTAACTCCTaaacacccccccccttttcttcttcccttgtaAGAGAGGATCTCTTATGGTTAAAAATTGGAAGTGCAATTTATTgctattaaattattattagcCTTGGTGATTCTTGGCAGTTTATTGGACATcgtaagtttgactcccacgaggcacaccttgggccactcatacggggtgtttagtactcttcattgttttcagtgaaagttgaatagttctcattcaaccctagtatgacctAGTCTatacggttgtggggtcagtatgggatTGCAGgattagtcaggccgaaggcctagatatctgtcgttagcaaaaataaaatgtgaaatGAATAAAGTCCCATGAAGAAAACACTCTCATATGAGGTTATTTTTCAACCATGAAATCAAGATGATCAACCTCCTTAACTCAGTTGTAATACCATTGGACATTGATTTGCTAAGAAAATTGCTTAAGGGTTGTGATTAGTCACATTTTTgtcaataaagtaaataatgTTTAGTATGACTTAGGGGGATCATGTTTCTTGGAAAAGTATGAAAAGATTAGAAGTATAGTCCTCTCCTCCTAGACCTTAAGAATTAGGTGGTAACATGTTTCATTAGTCAGTGAATGTGCTTCCCTTTCTTACCACCTGTATGTCTATGTTTCgatttcctttcttccttttaacAGTTAAATTAGGCTGACTCATGTACATTAGCCTTGGCCCCGTGCTGGTGTAAGGCCCACACAACAATAACATGAACATCCGCCCCTTTTGTGTACGCACCAAGGTTATGTCCCTTTGCAGCAAGAAATACTTCATTCCGAATCAAGGCATAAGAAACTTCGGAATTctagaatgaatgaatgaatggaaAAACTAGTTAAGGTCATTATCAAATGATTTATACAGACTAAATGGGCTAGATTAGTACCACAAAAATGACGAAATAGAGTTAATCAACCCCGTAGaactcaaaacaaaagattcaaAAACATTGGGTTCAAATGAAAAAGACCAAATAATTAATTTCAAAAACGAAAATGATTCTACGGTAGAGTAGTCATTATTGAATCAGAAAGAAAATTCTAAAAAACACTACAGATATAGTTGTTTGTTCATATaaatattattaattataattataaaagATAAGAAGGAATTATATACTTTATAGATCACCTTTACAAATAAACTAGAGCTGAAAGATTCCTTATAATTACAACAAACATAAACTTGAATCATTTAATGGGCTAGAAGATATATCTATCAATGATATTTCAATGAGTAACCACTGGTGTTTACTGTTCTCATCGTTCCACCTGAACTTGAGTTGCCCTACCCAAATTTGTTTGCCTAGTAGGGAATGTGTCCCCGGTTTAGAAGGATGCCCCACCCTTGTTGCTCTTGTTTGCTAAGGAGAGAAGGGCTTGACCTTCTCATGAAGACTTCCAATACCTCATCACATCGATTTCACAGCTCGATTAGAGCAGCTCTTTGTAGCTTTCTTTAGGAGCATAATCATTTGTAGATTCATTCCGTTTGAAGAATGGAACGATCCCAAAGAATCGATCTTTCTTTTAGTTGTTAAATCTCTCTTTGATTGATCAATATGTGATATTCCGAATCCTCATTCCTAATGGAATCGATACGATCTCTTTATAGATcagaatattcttttttttttatgaataaataattaattaccaAGAAAAAAGACAAATTACAACCCcaaagaaggggagggggagaggaaaagaaaaaaaccaagaCTCAAAAAGGAGGGTTGTTCCTGATGGTAGAGTTAGAAAGCTCCCAAGAATTTACAATATGACAATTTTGAGGAGAGGGATTACAAGTAGGAGAGACCATAACAATCTTGACTATGACGTCAAAGAAGATGGAGCTTCAAATCTCTTCAAGAAGGCAGGAGTTGGAGGTCTATTTCCTATGTTTCTTTTCATCCAGATTTGGTTAATAATTGCACTGAAGGCAAACTTTCCCACAGCACTACAAATAGACTTTCCCTGAAATGTCATGTCCATTCAAATCCACTCCCTATGAAAATGGAGAATTCTTCTATTGACTAAACAACATTtggcaagaagagaagatggtGCAAACAAAGAAAAGATTCTCAATATTTTTCAGATCATTACCATAAAGACTGCTCATGGGGTCAATCAGATTGCCTCTATGAATGAGAAAGGATTTGATAGATAACCGATGATATAATACTTGAACTTAGATGAACTTGTATCAAGAGAAGGACCCATGATTTTCAGAAGATTCTTTCAATTGGCTCGAATCCATTCTTTTACTAACCGAtatcattcaatttttattcgATATGAATAAGATTTTGATACAATAATTTTTTGAAGCTAGGATTATAGGCTATCAAGTCACCGAAATCGTTTATATAGGAGTAATCGATGAATTAACAAGTGGGAGATTTGAATGGAAGTCCCATCACAGTTAATAAAAGTCATGATGAGCCTATGACCTATTGTGACCTAAACAACAAAAATCTAACAACATCGGATATAGGCCGTTTAAT
This Macadamia integrifolia cultivar HAES 741 chromosome 10, SCU_Mint_v3, whole genome shotgun sequence DNA region includes the following protein-coding sequences:
- the LOC122090642 gene encoding BTB/POZ domain-containing protein At5g48800-like; protein product: MDRNDKQQPQQLSLSKSSRHRCNDWIFSDVPSDITIEVSGGTFALHKFPLVSRSGRVRKLVAEHRDSDISRIELVNLPGGADSFELAAKFCYGINFEITSSNVAQLCCVSDYLEMTEEYAKDNLGSRAEAYLDTIVCKNLEMCVEVLQQCENLLPLADELKIVSRCTDAIASKACAEQIASSFSRLEYSSSGRLHMNKQASKCEGDWWIEDLSVLRIDLYQRVIAAMRCRGVRPESIGVSLVNYAQKFLTKKPSLWSASTQPKNDMVAGSVGHEQRLMVETIVSLLPVEKPAVPITFLFGLLRTAVMLDCTVACRLDLERRIGSQLEMATLDDLLVPSFCHAGDTLFDVDTVHRILVNFSQHDDSEDDMEDESGYESDGLHSPSHTALLKVAKLVDNYLAEIAADANLKLTKFMVIAESLPAHTRTIHDGLYRAIDIFLKAHQGLSDLEKKKLCKLIDFQKLSQEAGAHAAQNERLPLQSIVQVLYFEQIRLRNALCCSYPEDDHKPMHQSWRISSGALSAAMSPRDNYASLRRENRELKLELTRLRMRLNDLEKAHVFMRKNMERSNSSKFMSSFSKKISKLNLFGHSSSKSSSSPSKYSQRTDSRVLGRT